From a single Labrenzia sp. PHM005 genomic region:
- a CDS encoding TrkH family potassium uptake protein, whose amino-acid sequence MNVLGFLYVGLATAMLVPAIIDVAQKNADWQAFVFSALLTGMFGMLLSLSMGGALKEGLDTRQTFILTTLAWATLPVFGALPFLWLGIGYADAVFEAVSGFTTTGSTVLTGLDGLPPGLLVWRSIMQWMGGVGIIVMAIVLLPFLRIGGMQLFQSESSDRSEKIVSRSVELIRLLGLAYLFLTVLCIAAYLATGMELFDAFNHALTTIATGGYSTHDLSFGYFQNPASSWVAITFMIIGALPFVLIIQALRGHPLLLWKDPQVRALLGFLAIVSLTLTVHLGVNMDFDFDDALVRATFTVVSIVTGTGYALGDFGQWGAPVVGICLLLMFVGGCTGSTTGGIKVFRFLVFFGTVRAHLRRMVRPNRIMSEEYAGTRLTPELSFSVLAFLVVYLGSVGIITVALSFFDLDLVTAISAAATSVGNVGPGLGPMIGPAGHFAPLPDGAKWLLSFAMLVGRLELFTVLVLLDPDFWSK is encoded by the coding sequence TTGAATGTCCTCGGGTTTTTATATGTCGGTCTAGCGACCGCCATGCTGGTGCCTGCAATCATTGATGTGGCGCAGAAAAACGCCGATTGGCAGGCGTTTGTCTTTTCAGCCCTGCTGACCGGCATGTTCGGCATGCTGCTGTCACTCTCCATGGGCGGTGCGCTGAAAGAGGGCTTAGACACCCGGCAGACCTTCATTTTGACTACGCTGGCTTGGGCGACTCTACCGGTGTTTGGTGCGTTGCCGTTTTTATGGCTCGGGATCGGCTATGCCGATGCTGTTTTTGAAGCGGTGTCAGGTTTTACTACGACCGGTTCCACGGTATTGACCGGATTGGACGGTCTGCCGCCGGGGCTTTTGGTCTGGCGCTCGATCATGCAATGGATGGGCGGTGTCGGCATCATCGTTATGGCGATCGTTTTGCTGCCCTTTCTGCGTATCGGCGGAATGCAGCTGTTTCAAAGCGAAAGCTCGGACCGGTCGGAGAAAATCGTTAGCCGTTCGGTTGAACTAATCCGTTTGCTGGGCTTGGCTTATCTGTTTTTGACCGTTTTGTGCATTGCCGCCTATTTGGCAACCGGTATGGAGCTGTTTGATGCCTTCAACCATGCGCTGACGACGATTGCGACTGGCGGCTATTCCACGCATGATCTTTCGTTCGGTTACTTCCAGAATCCAGCGTCTTCCTGGGTCGCCATTACCTTTATGATAATTGGCGCCTTGCCGTTTGTTCTGATTATTCAAGCCTTGCGCGGCCATCCGCTGCTCTTATGGAAAGATCCGCAGGTTCGGGCTCTTTTGGGTTTTCTGGCTATTGTTTCCTTGACCCTGACGGTTCATCTTGGCGTCAACATGGACTTCGATTTTGATGATGCCTTGGTCCGGGCGACCTTCACGGTGGTTTCGATTGTCACCGGAACCGGTTATGCGCTTGGCGATTTTGGTCAATGGGGGGCACCTGTCGTTGGGATTTGTCTGCTCTTGATGTTCGTTGGAGGCTGTACCGGCTCGACCACAGGCGGCATCAAGGTCTTCCGTTTTCTGGTATTCTTCGGCACGGTGCGTGCGCATTTGCGCCGGATGGTGCGTCCGAACAGGATTATGTCGGAAGAATATGCCGGCACGCGTCTGACGCCGGAATTGTCGTTTTCCGTTTTGGCCTTCCTGGTCGTCTACCTTGGTTCGGTCGGGATCATCACGGTGGCGCTGTCGTTCTTCGATTTGGATCTGGTGACGGCCATTTCTGCCGCTGCAACTTCCGTCGGCAATGTGGGACCAGGGCTCGGGCCGATGATTGGGCCTGCAGGTCATTTTGCTCCCTTGCCTGACGGAGCAAAATGGTTGTTGTCCTTTGCCATGCTTGTCGGGCGCCTGGAACTGTTCACCGTTTTGGTGCTGCTCGATCCGGACTTCTGGTCGAAATGA
- the sfsA gene encoding DNA/RNA nuclease SfsA, translated as MKFPAPLVSGRLVKRYKRFLADVVLDESGEEITAHCANPGSMLGLKEPGSLVWLSQSDNPKRKLKYSWEVIEADGALVGINTAHPNKLVEEALIDGRIPELAGFETLRCEVKYGKNSRIDILLEQADASKTYVEVKNVHLMREPGLAEFPDSVTARGAKHLGELADMVREGHRAAMVFLVQRPDCAKLSLAADIDPNYAAAFKAAAEAGVETYAIGCDVRLDGIDADKDVALAIS; from the coding sequence ATGAAGTTTCCCGCACCACTGGTCAGCGGACGGCTGGTCAAACGCTACAAGCGGTTCCTGGCGGATGTTGTGCTTGATGAGAGTGGGGAAGAAATAACGGCCCATTGCGCCAATCCCGGTTCGATGCTGGGTTTGAAAGAGCCGGGATCCCTGGTCTGGCTGTCGCAGTCGGACAACCCCAAGCGCAAGCTGAAATACTCTTGGGAAGTGATAGAAGCGGATGGGGCGCTGGTTGGCATTAATACCGCCCATCCGAACAAGCTGGTCGAAGAAGCGTTGATTGATGGACGCATTCCGGAGCTCGCCGGATTTGAAACTCTGCGCTGCGAAGTCAAATACGGCAAAAACTCCCGGATCGATATCCTTCTGGAACAAGCAGACGCTTCAAAGACCTATGTTGAGGTTAAAAACGTCCATCTGATGCGCGAGCCGGGGTTGGCGGAGTTTCCGGACAGCGTTACAGCCCGTGGGGCCAAGCATTTGGGTGAGCTGGCCGATATGGTGCGCGAAGGCCACCGCGCGGCAATGGTATTTCTGGTTCAGCGGCCCGATTGTGCCAAGCTTTCTTTGGCCGCCGATATAGATCCGAATTACGCGGCGGCTTTCAAAGCGGCGGCTGAGGCCGGTGTAGAAACCTATGCCATTGGTTGCGACGTCCGCCTGGACGGGATTGATGCAGACAAGGACGTCGCGCTTGCCATCAGCTGA
- the gpt gene encoding xanthine phosphoribosyltransferase, translating to MENPAQNKAFPVSWDMFHRDSRALAWRLSSEGEWKAIVCITRGGLVPAGIVARELGIRTIETVCIASYHDYDSQGRLDVIKPVDPKVIDLEDGEGSGVLVIDDLVDTGKTMKVVREMLPKAHFATVYAKPVGVPMVDTFITEVSQDTWIYFPWDMGWQFQPPLSKDTAG from the coding sequence ATGGAAAATCCTGCTCAAAACAAAGCCTTTCCAGTGTCCTGGGACATGTTTCACCGGGACTCACGTGCCCTCGCTTGGCGCCTGTCCAGTGAAGGTGAATGGAAGGCTATTGTCTGCATCACCCGCGGCGGTCTGGTTCCCGCCGGGATTGTCGCTCGTGAACTCGGGATCCGGACAATCGAAACCGTCTGTATCGCCTCCTACCATGACTACGACAGTCAAGGGCGCCTGGACGTCATCAAGCCGGTCGACCCCAAGGTCATCGACCTGGAAGATGGTGAAGGCAGCGGCGTTTTGGTGATCGATGACCTGGTCGACACCGGGAAGACCATGAAAGTCGTGCGCGAAATGTTGCCCAAGGCCCATTTTGCAACCGTTTATGCCAAGCCAGTCGGCGTACCGATGGTCGACACTTTCATCACTGAAGTGTCCCAAGACACCTGGATCTACTTTCCGTGGGATATGGGCTGGCAGTTCCAGCCGCCGCTGTCAAAAGACACAGCCGGCTAA
- a CDS encoding molybdopterin-binding protein, which translates to MTADTADDVVTAAFLVIGDEILSGRTKDKNIGFLADYLTALGIDLSEVRIVPDIKSEIVDAVNALRAKYTYVFTSGGIGPTHDDITADSVAAAFDVPLNLDPRAVAIMEKHYPPGQFTAARQRMARIPEGADLIENKVSKAPGFRIGNVHVMAGVPAIMQAMMDAIAPSLKTGKKMLSETVDAQMPESRIAEQLATIQDTHPQTLIGSYPKAIDGKFTTQIVIRSRDEIVLAAAVKDVARAVDELSG; encoded by the coding sequence ATGACTGCAGATACGGCAGATGACGTTGTAACCGCTGCATTTCTTGTCATCGGCGATGAAATCCTGTCAGGACGGACCAAAGACAAGAACATCGGATTTCTTGCCGATTACCTGACAGCCCTTGGAATTGATCTCAGTGAAGTGCGCATCGTGCCGGATATCAAATCCGAGATTGTTGATGCCGTAAATGCGCTGCGAGCCAAATACACCTATGTATTCACCTCTGGCGGTATTGGCCCGACCCATGACGACATAACAGCCGACAGCGTCGCCGCAGCATTCGATGTGCCTCTCAACCTAGATCCGCGCGCCGTCGCGATTATGGAAAAGCACTATCCTCCTGGACAGTTCACTGCAGCCCGTCAGCGCATGGCCCGAATTCCGGAAGGCGCAGATCTGATTGAGAACAAAGTCTCAAAAGCTCCGGGTTTCAGGATTGGCAATGTCCATGTGATGGCAGGAGTACCTGCGATCATGCAAGCCATGATGGATGCGATTGCGCCGTCGTTGAAAACCGGTAAAAAAATGCTGTCAGAGACCGTTGATGCCCAAATGCCGGAAAGCCGGATCGCTGAACAGTTGGCGACAATCCAGGACACGCATCCTCAAACCCTCATTGGTTCTTATCCAAAAGCCATTGATGGAAAATTCACCACACAAATTGTAATCCGCTCCAGAGATGAGATCGTTCTCGCAGCCGCTGTAAAAGATGTGGCGCGAGCCGTTGATGAACTCTCCGGATGA
- a CDS encoding FAD-dependent monooxygenase — protein MSDSGPAPSPIVIAGAGIGGLTAALTLRQAGHDVVLMDKARDLAEVGAGLQLSPNACTVLNQLGLLDDVVELGYAPGNLRIWSGKSGKQISEVRLGDFVRGRHGAPFVVIHRADLQQALLKKVKDTPGISLQLGTELTNAKTGQSGNLVCTYQSLDQIGTLTCKALIGADGVWSKTRRLIPNHKNAQFSGHVAYRSTIPIEKAPKRWQQDSGLWLHKDSHLVHYPVKSGKELNIVALATEDWQDETWSAPVSVELLLRRFHDWPTESRNVLHTPDSWLKWALCAVDASGPWTHGNIALLGDAAHAMLPYMAQGAAMAIEDAAVLATHLPADVDNIPAALRAYERIRKPRVVRIQNTGFRNAKIFHMSGVFAAARDMVLKSSKPENLTARFDYIYSWSPA, from the coding sequence ATGAGCGACAGCGGACCTGCCCCCTCTCCTATTGTCATTGCCGGCGCAGGCATTGGCGGGCTGACGGCAGCCTTGACCTTGCGCCAGGCAGGACACGACGTTGTCTTGATGGACAAGGCGCGCGACCTTGCCGAAGTCGGCGCGGGTTTGCAGCTGTCTCCGAACGCCTGCACGGTCCTCAATCAGCTCGGCTTATTGGATGATGTGGTCGAGCTCGGTTATGCGCCGGGTAATCTGCGGATCTGGTCCGGAAAATCGGGCAAACAAATAAGCGAGGTCCGCCTTGGGGATTTTGTCCGTGGCCGGCATGGGGCGCCCTTCGTGGTCATTCACAGGGCCGATCTTCAGCAAGCACTTTTGAAGAAGGTTAAAGACACACCCGGGATTTCCCTCCAGCTCGGAACTGAGTTGACAAACGCCAAAACCGGCCAGTCCGGCAACCTTGTGTGCACCTATCAATCTCTGGATCAGATCGGCACACTCACCTGCAAAGCGCTCATAGGCGCCGATGGCGTTTGGTCAAAGACCCGGCGGCTGATCCCGAACCACAAGAACGCGCAATTCAGCGGTCACGTCGCCTACCGGTCCACAATTCCGATTGAAAAAGCCCCAAAGCGCTGGCAGCAGGATTCGGGTCTTTGGCTGCACAAGGACAGCCACCTGGTCCATTACCCGGTCAAAAGCGGTAAGGAACTGAACATCGTCGCTCTGGCCACAGAGGACTGGCAGGATGAAACCTGGTCCGCTCCCGTGAGTGTGGAATTGCTGTTACGCCGATTCCATGACTGGCCGACAGAAAGCCGAAATGTCCTGCATACCCCGGATTCTTGGTTGAAATGGGCGCTTTGCGCAGTTGATGCATCGGGCCCGTGGACCCATGGCAACATAGCCCTTTTGGGTGATGCAGCCCACGCCATGTTGCCGTATATGGCCCAGGGCGCGGCCATGGCGATTGAAGATGCAGCGGTTCTTGCCACACACCTTCCGGCCGACGTGGACAACATTCCCGCCGCCCTGCGCGCCTATGAACGCATTCGCAAGCCCCGTGTTGTGCGGATCCAAAACACCGGTTTCCGAAACGCAAAGATTTTTCATATGTCCGGCGTTTTCGCTGCGGCCCGCGATATGGTTCTAAAATCGTCTAAGCCGGAAAATCTGACCGCGCGCTTTGACTATATCTACAGTTGGTCCCCAGCCTAG
- a CDS encoding zinc-finger domain-containing protein, translated as MADQVVPHFQNTSGHDSIAIGAREFMCIGANPPFDHPHVFLDMGRENEVVCPYCSTLYKFDATLGAKESSPSDCTWTPEAA; from the coding sequence ATGGCAGATCAGGTTGTCCCGCACTTTCAAAACACTAGCGGTCATGATTCCATCGCAATTGGTGCCCGGGAATTCATGTGCATTGGCGCCAATCCGCCGTTCGACCATCCGCATGTGTTTTTGGATATGGGCCGCGAAAATGAAGTGGTCTGCCCATATTGCTCAACACTTTACAAATTCGATGCAACGCTTGGCGCAAAAGAATCCTCTCCGTCCGATTGCACCTGGACGCCGGAAGCCGCCTGA
- a CDS encoding alpha/beta fold hydrolase — translation MPLFEQDGIQISYLDEGEGDPILLIHGFASNKSVNWQYPGWVDLLVKDGRRVIALDNRGHGDSQKFHDPDAYGAPIMAEDARRLLDFLNIERTDVMGYSMGARISAFLTLNHPDRVKRAVFSGLGYGMIEGVGDPEPIAAALEAERLQDVKDRTGRAFRAFAEQTRSDRLALAACMRSSRQKISEEDIARIERPVLVAVGTKDDIAGSPHKLAALMQHAEVLEIPGRDHMVAVGDKVHKQGVLAFLNNVDA, via the coding sequence ATGCCGCTCTTTGAGCAGGACGGGATTCAAATCTCCTATTTGGATGAAGGCGAGGGAGACCCGATCCTTCTGATCCACGGATTTGCCTCAAACAAGTCGGTCAACTGGCAGTATCCGGGCTGGGTCGATCTTTTGGTGAAAGATGGGCGTAGGGTGATTGCGCTCGACAACCGGGGACATGGTGACAGCCAGAAATTCCATGATCCGGACGCTTACGGCGCACCGATCATGGCTGAGGACGCCCGCCGCTTGCTGGATTTTCTCAATATCGAGCGTACGGATGTTATGGGCTACTCGATGGGCGCCCGGATTTCCGCTTTTTTGACCCTCAATCATCCGGACCGTGTCAAACGCGCGGTCTTTAGCGGCCTTGGCTATGGCATGATCGAAGGTGTGGGTGATCCTGAGCCGATCGCGGCAGCTCTGGAGGCTGAGCGGCTACAGGACGTGAAAGACCGGACCGGTCGGGCGTTCCGCGCCTTTGCCGAGCAGACACGGTCCGACCGTCTGGCGCTTGCAGCCTGTATGCGGTCTTCACGCCAGAAGATCAGCGAAGAAGATATTGCGCGGATCGAACGGCCAGTTCTGGTCGCGGTCGGAACCAAAGACGACATTGCCGGATCGCCACACAAACTGGCGGCCTTGATGCAGCATGCGGAGGTTTTGGAAATTCCAGGCCGCGATCACATGGTTGCGGTCGGGGACAAGGTCCACAAGCAGGGCGTCCTGGCATTTTTGAACAATGTCGATGCCTGA
- a CDS encoding alpha/beta fold hydrolase, translated as MSGKRVEFAGAENNSLVADQYGNRGQPVILLHGGGQTRHSWAAAAERIAALGHVVYSVDQRGHGESAWVPSGNYTFNDFAKDLVSVCKAVISGHGAKPVVVGASLGGFAGMLGEGAEAPGCQAALVLVDITPRVDMGGVYKILGFMGDKVDEGFGTVEEAADAIARYLPNRSRPKDLSGLSKNLRLHDDGRYRWHWDPAFLKMREHSDPHQSETVQTSMITAAENLKLPVLLLRGRNSELVSMEHVQEFMECVPHAKFTDIQDAGHMVAGDKNDIFAQAVEEFLTDLKAEALIA; from the coding sequence ATGAGCGGGAAACGGGTCGAGTTTGCAGGGGCAGAAAACAACAGCCTTGTTGCGGATCAATATGGCAACAGGGGGCAACCTGTGATCCTCTTACATGGCGGAGGTCAAACCCGCCATTCCTGGGCTGCCGCCGCTGAGCGGATCGCTGCTCTCGGTCATGTGGTTTATTCTGTCGACCAGCGCGGCCACGGCGAAAGTGCCTGGGTTCCGTCCGGAAACTACACATTCAATGATTTTGCCAAGGATCTGGTTTCTGTTTGCAAAGCTGTGATCTCCGGACATGGTGCCAAACCGGTTGTCGTCGGGGCGTCATTGGGCGGTTTTGCCGGTATGCTGGGTGAAGGGGCTGAAGCACCGGGCTGCCAAGCTGCTCTGGTTCTTGTCGATATCACGCCGCGGGTCGACATGGGCGGGGTCTACAAGATCCTCGGCTTTATGGGCGACAAGGTTGATGAAGGCTTTGGGACAGTGGAAGAAGCTGCGGATGCGATCGCCCGCTATCTCCCGAACCGCAGCCGGCCGAAGGACCTATCAGGCCTTTCCAAAAACCTTCGCCTGCATGACGATGGCCGCTACCGCTGGCACTGGGATCCGGCTTTCTTGAAAATGCGGGAACACTCCGATCCGCATCAGTCTGAAACCGTTCAGACCAGCATGATCACCGCCGCGGAAAATCTTAAGTTGCCGGTTCTGCTGCTGCGGGGCCGAAACTCCGAGCTGGTGTCGATGGAACATGTCCAAGAATTCATGGAGTGTGTGCCGCATGCCAAGTTCACCGACATCCAGGACGCGGGCCACATGGTCGCCGGCGACAAGAACGACATTTTCGCGCAGGCCGTAGAGGAGTTCCTCACCGACCTGAAGGCCGAAGCGCTGATTGCCTGA
- a CDS encoding enoyl-CoA hydratase, which translates to MTSEQSVQSPQDGNPSLTTAGQIAELILNAPERKNALPLSGWRRIPELLNQLQDDSEIRALIVRGAGGKAFCAGADIAEFEAVRATPDAAAHYDQINVAAFQALKALPVPVVAVIEGPCLGGGLGLALACDLRIASSTSFYSIPAARLGLAYPPDAVGDLVEAVSPSNAKRLLFTADLLSAAEALQIGLINEVHEPDALDTRVAELCAVFEQNAPLSLKAAKKTINLLTSVEAKANLTQAYAMARVCVDSADYAEGCRAFLEKRKPVFQGQ; encoded by the coding sequence ATGACATCCGAGCAATCTGTGCAATCGCCGCAAGACGGCAACCCGTCGCTCACCACAGCAGGCCAGATTGCCGAATTAATCTTGAACGCGCCAGAGCGCAAGAACGCTCTGCCTTTGTCTGGCTGGCGCCGTATTCCAGAACTGCTCAACCAACTTCAGGATGACAGTGAAATTCGCGCACTCATCGTGCGCGGAGCTGGCGGCAAAGCGTTTTGTGCCGGTGCAGACATTGCCGAATTCGAAGCGGTCCGGGCCACACCAGATGCGGCGGCGCATTACGATCAGATCAATGTGGCAGCCTTTCAAGCGCTCAAGGCACTGCCGGTGCCCGTCGTTGCTGTCATCGAAGGCCCCTGCCTTGGCGGTGGTCTCGGGCTGGCATTGGCATGTGATCTGCGAATTGCATCTTCAACGTCTTTCTATTCCATTCCGGCCGCCCGCTTGGGGCTCGCTTATCCGCCGGATGCCGTTGGCGATCTCGTTGAAGCGGTCTCTCCGTCCAACGCCAAAAGGCTGCTGTTCACCGCTGACCTTCTCTCTGCTGCGGAGGCCTTGCAGATCGGCTTGATCAACGAAGTCCACGAGCCGGACGCCCTGGATACGCGGGTAGCTGAGCTGTGTGCTGTGTTTGAACAGAACGCCCCGCTGTCTTTAAAAGCAGCGAAGAAGACCATCAATCTGTTGACCTCTGTCGAAGCCAAGGCCAACCTCACACAGGCCTACGCCATGGCGCGTGTCTGTGTAGACAGCGCTGATTACGCCGAAGGCTGCCGCGCCTTCTTGGAAAAGCGCAAACCGGTGTTTCAGGGGCAATAG
- the cysE gene encoding serine O-acetyltransferase, which yields MSTQVRQSSPEPVMKHDPVWRQLREEAQAMVAAEPALSSFVYETVLNHDSLEEAVVHRLGDRLGRDIVSASLIRQTYLEALADEPELAEIFRVDIVAVFDRDPACFRYLEPVLYFKGFHGLQTHRLANWLWRKGRQDFALYLQSRASEVFQIDIHPAVPVGRGIFIDHGTGIVVGGTAVIGDDVSILQGVTLGGTGKESGDRHPKIRNGVLIGAGAKVLGNLEIGHCSRIASGSVVLADVPANTTVAGVPAKIVGKAGCAEPARSMNQLLGEPDAAGLQEDGES from the coding sequence ATGTCGACCCAGGTACGCCAGTCCAGTCCAGAACCGGTGATGAAACACGATCCCGTCTGGCGGCAGTTGCGTGAAGAAGCCCAGGCGATGGTGGCCGCCGAACCGGCCCTGTCATCCTTTGTGTATGAAACAGTGCTCAACCACGACAGCCTCGAAGAAGCCGTCGTTCACCGTCTTGGCGACCGTCTCGGCCGGGACATTGTCTCCGCCTCTTTGATCCGTCAGACCTACCTTGAAGCTCTGGCCGATGAACCAGAACTTGCTGAGATTTTCCGGGTCGACATTGTCGCTGTGTTCGACCGTGATCCGGCCTGCTTCCGCTATCTGGAGCCGGTGCTCTATTTCAAAGGGTTCCACGGCTTGCAGACCCACCGTCTGGCCAATTGGCTCTGGCGCAAGGGGCGGCAGGACTTTGCTCTCTATTTGCAAAGCCGGGCCTCCGAAGTGTTCCAGATTGACATTCATCCGGCGGTTCCTGTCGGACGCGGTATTTTCATCGACCATGGCACGGGAATCGTCGTCGGCGGCACGGCCGTCATTGGCGATGATGTCTCCATATTACAGGGCGTTACCCTTGGCGGTACCGGCAAGGAAAGCGGTGACCGGCATCCAAAGATCCGCAACGGCGTTTTGATTGGGGCTGGGGCAAAGGTTCTCGGCAACCTGGAAATTGGACATTGCAGCCGGATTGCCTCAGGCTCTGTTGTGCTGGCAGATGTGCCGGCCAATACGACGGTTGCCGGGGTTCCAGCGAAGATCGTTGGCAAAGCCGGATGTGCAGAACCGGCCCGCAGCATGAACCAGCTTCTGGGCGAGCCAGATGCGGCCGGATTGCAGGAAGACGGGGAAAGCTGA
- a CDS encoding DUF3126 family protein: protein MNPEEVRKLEAYLQKKFELPSLQVRARPKKDDSAEVYIGDEFIGVIFRDDEDEDLSWNFQMAILEIDLDEA from the coding sequence GTGAACCCCGAAGAAGTCCGCAAACTTGAAGCCTATCTGCAAAAGAAGTTCGAATTGCCGAGCTTGCAGGTCAGGGCCCGTCCGAAAAAGGACGATTCCGCGGAGGTCTATATCGGTGATGAGTTCATCGGTGTGATCTTCCGCGATGACGAAGACGAGGACCTGAGCTGGAACTTCCAGATGGCGATCCTTGAGATCGATCTGGATGAAGCCTAA